Proteins encoded together in one Streptomyces sp. NA04227 window:
- a CDS encoding chaplin — translation MSRTAKALVLSTVAAAAVAGSAGVASASSGAAAKAEHSPGVISGNVVQVPVHVPINVCGNTINIIGLLNPAAGNTCVNH, via the coding sequence ATGTCGCGTACTGCGAAGGCCCTCGTCCTCTCCACCGTTGCTGCTGCCGCAGTCGCCGGTTCCGCCGGCGTTGCCAGCGCCTCCTCCGGTGCGGCCGCCAAGGCCGAGCACTCCCCCGGCGTCATCTCGGGCAACGTGGTCCAGGTTCCCGTCCACGTTCCGATCAACGTCTGCGGCAACACCATCAACATCATCGGCCTGCTGAACCCGGCCGCGGGCAACACCTGCGTCAACCACTGA
- a CDS encoding glycosyltransferase family 4 protein, which yields MNSSTTTPHAGREAPLTVLHVAQPVEGGVARVVSDLVRAQVAAGITVAAACPARGTLASSLRGLGGRVRAWEAERDPGLAVAAEARRLARLVGEVRPDVVHAHSAKAGLAARLAVRGRVPTVFQPHAWSFEAVTGSTATLARRWEQYAARWSARVVCVSEAERRTGLRAGVRARWSVIPNGVDTDLFSPGPAALPAPGPLAAGGPAAARRPVDAPGPLVVCVGRLCRQKGQDVLLAAWPRVLRELPGARLVLVGEGPEPEERRLRDAAASLASVSFQGAVSDPAPWYRAADLVVLPSRWEGMALAPMEAMACARAVVVTDVGGSRESLPPGHVPYCLVPPEDPGALARAVVGVLADARLRDALALAGRRHVLRSHDVRRTAEQFAELYRELLGARPDDPRQNRENSAL from the coding sequence ATGAACTCGTCCACGACGACACCGCACGCCGGGCGCGAAGCTCCGCTGACGGTGCTTCATGTCGCGCAGCCCGTGGAGGGCGGGGTCGCGCGGGTGGTGAGCGATCTGGTGCGGGCGCAGGTCGCGGCGGGGATCACCGTCGCGGCGGCCTGTCCGGCGCGGGGCACGCTCGCCTCGTCGCTGCGCGGGCTCGGCGGCCGGGTGCGCGCGTGGGAGGCGGAGCGTGATCCGGGGCTCGCGGTCGCGGCCGAGGCGCGGCGGCTGGCCAGGCTGGTCGGCGAGGTGCGCCCGGACGTGGTGCACGCGCACAGCGCGAAGGCGGGGCTCGCGGCACGACTCGCGGTACGCGGCCGGGTACCGACCGTTTTCCAGCCGCACGCCTGGTCGTTCGAGGCGGTGACCGGTTCGACGGCGACGCTCGCGCGGCGCTGGGAGCAGTACGCGGCGCGGTGGAGCGCGCGGGTGGTGTGCGTGAGCGAGGCGGAGCGCCGTACCGGGCTGCGGGCGGGGGTCCGTGCGCGCTGGTCGGTGATCCCCAACGGGGTGGACACCGATCTGTTCAGTCCGGGTCCGGCCGCGCTCCCCGCGCCGGGCCCCCTCGCCGCGGGCGGGCCTGCCGCGGCACGGCGGCCGGTGGACGCACCGGGTCCGCTGGTGGTGTGCGTCGGGCGGCTGTGTCGGCAAAAGGGCCAGGATGTCCTGCTCGCCGCCTGGCCGCGGGTGCTGCGTGAGCTGCCCGGCGCACGCCTGGTCCTGGTCGGCGAGGGACCCGAGCCGGAGGAACGGCGGCTGCGGGACGCGGCGGCCTCTCTCGCCTCGGTGTCGTTCCAGGGCGCGGTGTCCGATCCCGCCCCCTGGTACCGGGCCGCCGACCTGGTCGTACTTCCCTCGCGGTGGGAGGGCATGGCGCTGGCGCCGATGGAGGCGATGGCCTGTGCGCGGGCCGTCGTGGTCACCGACGTCGGCGGCAGCAGGGAGTCGCTGCCGCCCGGACATGTGCCGTACTGCCTGGTGCCGCCGGAGGATCCGGGCGCGCTGGCCCGCGCCGTCGTCGGGGTGCTCGCCGACGCGCGGCTGCGGGACGCGCTCGCGCTCGCGGGGCGCCGTCACGTTCTGAGGTCCCACGATGTGCGGCGCACTGCCGAGCAGTTCGCCGAGCTGTACCGCGAGTTGCTCGGCGCGCGGCCCGACGATCCCCGTCAGAACAGGGAGAACAGCGCTCTGTGA
- a CDS encoding glycosyltransferase has protein sequence MKVLHVITGLGVGGAEQQLRLLLRHLDADCEVVTLTNPGVVAEGLLADGVRVRHLGMAGNRDLSALPRLTALIRAGHYDLVHTHLYRACLYGRIAARMAGVQAVVATEHSLGERQLEGRRLTRSVRALYLAGERLGRATVAVSPTVADRLHRWGVPRQRIHLVPNGIDAAAFRYDPAARCAVRRELGLPEDAFVIGGVGRLAPGKRFDVLVRALAALPEDCRLLLVGGGPEEAALRQAARRERVVSRVVFAGERAMLASPGGPLATDVTATATATPTAAAAAAAGTTADIGGAWGPAATRGAGRAALPALLSAMDVLASPSPEEAFGLAAVEALAAGLPVRYVACPALEDLPRQATTGAERLDCTPEAFALSLSALFTRCAASAAAGAPVAGGGPGGSGTSGGSVGVAFAASTSSAPAAPGPMGPLRSRLEVPEAVRHYSITRSARQLTEVYEQAVLTPPLSPPRPRE, from the coding sequence GTGAAGGTCCTGCACGTCATCACCGGTCTCGGCGTCGGCGGCGCCGAGCAGCAACTGCGGTTGCTGCTACGGCACTTGGACGCCGACTGCGAGGTGGTGACCCTCACCAACCCGGGCGTCGTCGCCGAGGGGCTGCTCGCCGACGGCGTACGGGTACGCCATCTCGGCATGGCGGGCAACCGGGACCTGAGCGCCCTGCCCCGCCTCACCGCACTGATCCGCGCCGGGCACTACGACCTGGTGCACACCCACCTGTACCGGGCCTGCCTGTACGGGCGGATCGCGGCACGGATGGCGGGCGTGCAGGCCGTGGTGGCGACCGAACACTCCCTGGGAGAAAGGCAGTTGGAGGGCAGGCGGCTCACCCGCTCGGTCCGCGCCCTGTATCTGGCGGGCGAGCGCCTGGGCCGTGCGACCGTCGCGGTCTCCCCGACGGTCGCCGACCGGCTGCACCGCTGGGGCGTCCCCCGGCAGCGCATCCACCTGGTGCCGAACGGCATCGACGCCGCAGCCTTCCGCTACGACCCCGCCGCGCGCTGTGCCGTACGGCGTGAACTCGGCCTGCCCGAGGACGCGTTCGTGATCGGCGGCGTGGGAAGGCTCGCCCCCGGCAAACGCTTCGACGTACTGGTACGCGCCCTTGCCGCACTGCCAGAGGACTGCCGTCTGCTGCTCGTCGGCGGCGGCCCAGAGGAGGCGGCGCTCCGGCAGGCGGCACGGCGTGAACGGGTGGTCTCCCGTGTGGTGTTCGCGGGCGAGCGGGCGATGCTGGCGTCGCCCGGCGGCCCCCTTGCCACTGACGTGACCGCAACCGCAACCGCAACACCCACTGCCGCTGCCGCTGCCGCTGCGGGTACGACGGCCGACATCGGCGGTGCCTGGGGCCCGGCGGCGACGCGGGGTGCGGGGCGAGCGGCCCTGCCGGCGTTGCTCTCGGCGATGGACGTACTCGCCTCCCCGTCCCCCGAGGAGGCCTTCGGCCTCGCCGCGGTGGAGGCCCTCGCGGCCGGTCTCCCGGTCCGCTACGTCGCCTGCCCCGCCCTGGAGGACCTGCCCCGGCAGGCCACCACCGGCGCCGAACGCCTCGACTGCACCCCTGAGGCCTTCGCCCTCTCGCTGTCCGCGCTGTTCACACGGTGCGCCGCGTCGGCCGCGGCTGGTGCTCCGGTCGCGGGCGGGGGGCCGGGTGGGTCCGGTACGTCCGGTGGGTCCGTCGGGGTCGCCTTCGCCGCGTCCACATCGTCGGCGCCGGCGGCACCGGGACCGATGGGCCCCCTGCGCTCCCGTCTCGAAGTGCCCGAAGCCGTCCGCCACTACAGCATCACCCGCAGCGCCCGGCAGCTCACCGAGGTGTACGAGCAGGCCGTCCTCACCCCGCCCCTCTCCCCGCCCCGACCCCGGGAGTGA
- a CDS encoding polysaccharide deacetylase family protein, whose translation MYHSVGSCADDPYRITVTPDRLAQQLRWMERNRLRGVGVAELLAARAAGRGRGLVGLTFDDGYTDFLTHALPLLCRAQFRATVFVLPGRLGGENEWDPLGPRKPLLTAEGIREAHAAGMEIASHGLTHVQLTGCDEQLLRAETMGSRTLLSELIRDDVHGFCYPYGSVDERVATAVRRAGYRYACAIDPGRLSGPYALPRLHIGQQDTPLRMALKRRLHPLRRRAPRDEAARV comes from the coding sequence ATGTACCACTCGGTGGGCAGTTGCGCGGACGACCCGTACCGCATCACCGTCACACCGGACCGGCTCGCCCAGCAGCTGCGGTGGATGGAGCGCAACCGGCTGCGCGGCGTCGGCGTCGCGGAGTTGCTCGCCGCGCGGGCGGCGGGCCGGGGCCGGGGTCTGGTGGGGCTGACCTTCGACGACGGGTACACCGACTTCCTCACGCACGCGCTGCCGCTGCTGTGCCGCGCCCAATTCCGGGCCACGGTGTTCGTCCTGCCGGGCAGGCTCGGCGGCGAGAACGAGTGGGATCCGCTCGGGCCGCGCAAGCCGCTGCTCACCGCCGAGGGCATCCGCGAGGCGCACGCCGCCGGAATGGAGATCGCCTCGCACGGCCTGACCCACGTCCAACTCACCGGTTGCGACGAGCAGTTGCTGCGCGCGGAGACCATGGGCAGCCGCACCCTCCTCTCGGAGCTGATCCGCGACGACGTCCACGGCTTCTGCTATCCGTACGGCTCGGTCGACGAGCGGGTGGCCACCGCCGTGCGCCGGGCCGGTTACCGCTACGCCTGCGCGATCGACCCGGGCCGTCTCAGCGGCCCGTACGCGCTGCCCCGCCTGCACATCGGCCAGCAGGACACCCCGCTCCGGATGGCGCTCAAGCGCAGGCTGCACCCGCTGCGCCGACGCGCCCCGCGTGACGAGGCGGCCCGGGTGTGA
- a CDS encoding vitamin K epoxide reductase family protein encodes MDTTLRTNETHDGQRHGFPRGLPLPGQAHVTAGASRALGVLLLVTGAAGLLAAWVITLDKFKLLEDPNFVPGCSVNPVISCGNIMKSEQASVFGFPNPMLGLIAYGIVMGIGAAVVGGTTFPRWYWLGLNAGTVFGVAFCSWLQFQSLYRINALCLWCSLAWVATIIMFWYVTSFTVRAGLLPAPGWLKTFFGEFTWVAPVLHIGVIGMLVLTRWWDFWTG; translated from the coding sequence ATGGACACCACGCTCAGGACGAACGAGACGCACGACGGGCAGCGGCACGGGTTCCCGCGGGGGCTGCCGCTGCCGGGGCAGGCGCACGTCACCGCCGGGGCCTCGCGCGCGCTCGGCGTTCTGCTTCTGGTCACCGGTGCGGCCGGACTGCTCGCCGCCTGGGTGATCACGCTCGACAAGTTCAAGCTCCTCGAGGACCCGAACTTCGTGCCCGGTTGCAGCGTCAACCCGGTGATCTCCTGCGGCAACATCATGAAGAGCGAGCAGGCGAGCGTCTTCGGCTTCCCGAATCCGATGCTCGGCCTGATCGCCTACGGCATCGTCATGGGCATCGGCGCCGCGGTCGTCGGCGGCACCACCTTCCCGCGCTGGTACTGGCTCGGCCTCAACGCGGGCACCGTCTTCGGCGTCGCCTTCTGCTCCTGGCTGCAGTTCCAGTCCCTCTACCGGATCAATGCGCTGTGTCTGTGGTGCTCTTTGGCCTGGGTTGCCACGATTATCATGTTTTGGTACGTGACGTCGTTCACCGTGCGCGCCGGGCTGCTGCCCGCGCCGGGGTGGCTGAAGACCTTCTTCGGTGAGTTCACGTGGGTGGCTCCGGTGCTGCACATCGGCGTGATCGGGATGCTGGTCCTGACCCGCTGGTGGGACTTCTGGACCGGCTGA
- a CDS encoding O-antigen ligase, translating into MGLPGGAAAGGGDGSGGTLADAVSGLVVLGCAVRVVRGARKPLTRLAALVLGLPVAGVALAAAGSVGATGLTGMARYLQVFVLVPAAVVLLVRDERDLRLVAWSFVALALWQGGVGVRQYLTGTGASYQGADVRAVGTFGPNDIMGMATVVSFGLVCAVGLALGSGTRPGAGNSRAGQAKTASHGVRNQRTVAALCALLLVAPLALSFSRGAWIATVVALSTQLVMAGLRRAVRVFAAVAAAAVVLVAGMGVGSQMLSERLGSITQVTDAPDQSVTDRYTMWAAAVDMWRAEPLAGVGLKRFPEERDGHASLALSSGSDVAGAGTDFHRQPLLSPHNMYLLILSEQGLIGLTALAGSWAALLVCGLRRATARTLGATANGRPGSARSAHPAKDCASIACGLLVWQLTDFVYADIGGPSTVLTAVVLGMAAWWALADRTTSEAAR; encoded by the coding sequence ATGGGTCTGCCCGGCGGTGCGGCGGCGGGAGGCGGGGACGGGTCCGGGGGCACGCTCGCGGACGCGGTGTCCGGGCTGGTGGTGCTCGGTTGTGCGGTACGGGTCGTGCGCGGGGCGCGCAAGCCGCTGACCCGGCTCGCGGCGCTGGTACTCGGACTTCCGGTGGCCGGTGTCGCACTGGCCGCCGCGGGCTCGGTCGGCGCCACCGGCCTGACCGGTATGGCCCGCTATCTCCAGGTGTTCGTCCTGGTCCCGGCGGCGGTGGTGCTTCTGGTCCGCGACGAGCGTGATCTGCGCCTGGTGGCCTGGTCGTTCGTCGCCCTCGCGCTCTGGCAGGGCGGCGTGGGCGTACGGCAGTACCTGACCGGCACCGGCGCCTCGTACCAGGGCGCGGACGTGCGCGCCGTCGGCACCTTCGGCCCGAACGACATCATGGGCATGGCGACGGTGGTGAGCTTCGGCCTGGTGTGCGCGGTGGGACTCGCGCTGGGCAGCGGTACGCGCCCCGGCGCGGGTAACTCCCGTGCGGGGCAGGCGAAGACGGCTTCGCACGGCGTCCGGAACCAGCGGACCGTTGCCGCGCTCTGCGCCCTGCTGCTCGTCGCGCCGCTCGCGCTGTCTTTCAGCCGGGGGGCGTGGATCGCGACGGTGGTGGCGCTCTCGACGCAGCTGGTGATGGCCGGACTGCGGCGCGCGGTACGGGTGTTCGCCGCAGTCGCCGCGGCCGCGGTGGTCCTGGTCGCCGGGATGGGCGTCGGCTCGCAGATGCTGAGCGAGCGCCTCGGCAGCATCACCCAGGTCACCGACGCGCCGGACCAGTCGGTCACCGACCGGTACACGATGTGGGCGGCCGCGGTCGACATGTGGCGGGCCGAGCCGCTGGCCGGGGTGGGTCTGAAGCGGTTCCCCGAGGAGCGGGACGGTCACGCCTCGCTCGCCCTGTCCTCCGGCAGCGATGTCGCGGGCGCGGGCACGGACTTCCACCGTCAGCCGCTGCTCTCGCCGCACAACATGTATCTGCTGATCCTCAGCGAACAGGGCCTGATCGGGCTGACCGCACTCGCGGGCAGCTGGGCCGCACTCCTGGTGTGCGGCCTGCGCCGGGCCACCGCCCGGACCCTCGGCGCCACCGCCAACGGCCGCCCGGGCTCGGCCCGTTCGGCACATCCCGCGAAGGACTGCGCCTCGATCGCCTGCGGCCTCCTGGTCTGGCAGCTCACCGACTTCGTCTACGCGGACATCGGCGGCCCTTCGACCGTACTGACCGCCGTCGTCCTCGGCATGGCCGCCTGGTGGGCACTCGCCGACCGTACGACCAGCGAGGCGGCCCGATGA
- a CDS encoding exopolysaccharide biosynthesis polyprenyl glycosylphosphotransferase gives MTAESTVPSPGGPVGPESRSTAEAVGAPNRRTGVVLAPRPASGTGPPPPDRPPRRGLRPPLLLADVAAALVSSLLIGGPWHRPLLTALLVAGAALSHVRTPRRTGPWPGALEELPAVAGRAAVAWCTAAALLAALAPARAMSLTTLAAACATHTAVAFAARAVLGRLRLRAALARPLAALVIGDRAEAQQVAAAVLRHPRCGLRPVGVVAAAPDSQDHPAPDNGPEPRLPVLVSPQDVRRALVQNSVRAALVVGAHTCAEQHQLLGLLDESGCELWRIDTRTAFVPATTHRLAAFPCELLAPVGAARLSVAKRSLDIVVSAAALLALSPLLGLCAGVLRLTGGPGVVFRQERIGRHGRPFTLLKFRTYRPANAEESATRWSVADEERIGLFCRFLRSTSLDELPQLWNVLRGDMSLVGPRPERPYFVQEFSSAHPGYADRHRLPVGITGLAQINGLRGDTSIEDRARFDNAYIETWSLWHDVCILLRTASALLRRTGS, from the coding sequence GTGACTGCCGAAAGCACGGTCCCCTCCCCCGGCGGCCCCGTCGGCCCCGAAAGCCGCTCCACCGCCGAGGCGGTGGGCGCCCCGAACCGGCGCACCGGCGTGGTCCTCGCGCCCCGGCCCGCGTCCGGCACCGGGCCGCCCCCGCCGGACCGCCCGCCGCGCCGCGGGCTCCGGCCACCGCTGCTGCTCGCCGACGTGGCGGCCGCGCTCGTCTCCTCGCTGCTGATCGGCGGTCCGTGGCACCGCCCGTTGCTTACGGCGCTGCTCGTGGCGGGGGCCGCTCTCTCGCACGTCCGCACGCCCCGGCGCACCGGCCCGTGGCCCGGCGCGCTGGAGGAACTGCCCGCCGTCGCGGGCCGCGCCGCGGTCGCCTGGTGCACCGCCGCCGCGCTGCTCGCGGCGCTCGCTCCGGCGCGCGCGATGTCGCTGACGACGCTCGCCGCGGCCTGCGCCACCCACACCGCCGTCGCCTTCGCCGCCCGCGCCGTACTCGGCCGGCTGCGGCTGCGCGCGGCGCTCGCCCGCCCGCTGGCGGCGCTGGTGATCGGCGACCGCGCGGAAGCACAGCAGGTCGCCGCGGCCGTACTGCGGCATCCGCGCTGTGGTCTGCGCCCGGTCGGCGTCGTCGCGGCCGCCCCGGACAGCCAGGACCATCCGGCCCCCGACAACGGCCCCGAACCGCGCCTGCCGGTGCTCGTCTCCCCGCAGGATGTCCGCCGCGCGCTGGTGCAGAACTCGGTACGGGCCGCGCTCGTGGTCGGCGCGCACACCTGCGCGGAACAGCATCAACTCCTGGGCCTGCTCGACGAGTCGGGCTGCGAACTGTGGCGCATCGACACCCGTACCGCCTTCGTGCCCGCCACCACGCACCGGCTCGCCGCCTTCCCCTGCGAGCTGCTCGCGCCGGTCGGGGCGGCCCGGCTGAGTGTGGCCAAACGGTCCCTGGACATCGTGGTGTCGGCGGCCGCGCTGCTCGCGCTCAGTCCGCTGCTCGGGCTGTGCGCGGGCGTACTGCGCCTGACCGGCGGGCCCGGGGTGGTCTTCCGTCAGGAGCGCATCGGCCGGCACGGCCGCCCGTTCACGCTGCTGAAGTTCCGTACGTACCGCCCGGCGAACGCCGAGGAGTCCGCGACCCGCTGGAGCGTCGCCGACGAGGAGCGGATCGGCCTGTTCTGCCGCTTCCTGCGCAGTACCTCGCTGGACGAGCTGCCGCAGCTGTGGAACGTCCTGCGCGGCGACATGAGCCTGGTCGGCCCGCGCCCCGAACGCCCTTATTTCGTCCAGGAGTTCAGCAGCGCGCACCCCGGTTACGCGGACCGTCACCGGCTGCCCGTGGGCATCACCGGACTCGCCCAGATCAACGGCCTGCGCGGCGACACCTCCATCGAGGACCGCGCCCGGTTCGACAACGCGTACATCGAGACCTGGTCGCTGTGGCACGACGTCTGCATCCTGCTGCGCACGGCCTCGGCCCTGCTGCGGCGGACGGGGAGCTGA
- a CDS encoding tyrosinase family oxidase copper chaperone yields MTDSGTHSPPSPNPGSTPSPTPGSGPTPNSGPTPGSRSGTNTTARTRTRRAVLRGLFVAGPAVGVATALTPLFLARRDGTRGGELRAPGSAYGRPVGRSAEQPSGGKTLFDEYVSGRHVRGTELPDGRAVVTVDGRPLHLMRRSDGGWLSMVDHYESYRTPREAAVAAVREMGSSRLA; encoded by the coding sequence ATGACCGACAGCGGCACGCATTCCCCACCGAGCCCCAACCCCGGCTCCACCCCCAGCCCCACTCCCGGTTCCGGCCCGACTCCCAATTCCGGCCCCACCCCCGGTTCCCGTTCCGGTACGAACACGACCGCGCGTACCCGCACCCGGCGTGCGGTGTTGCGCGGTCTGTTCGTCGCGGGGCCCGCGGTCGGTGTCGCCACCGCGCTCACTCCGCTCTTCCTCGCCCGTCGGGACGGCACCCGCGGAGGTGAACTGCGCGCGCCGGGCAGCGCGTACGGACGGCCCGTCGGCCGGTCCGCCGAACAGCCCTCCGGCGGGAAGACGCTCTTCGACGAGTACGTGTCGGGGCGTCATGTCCGCGGTACCGAACTGCCCGACGGCCGGGCCGTGGTCACGGTCGACGGCCGCCCCCTGCATCTGATGCGCCGCTCCGACGGCGGCTGGCTCAGCATGGTCGACCACTACGAGTCCTACCGGACGCCCCGCGAGGCGGCGGTGGCCGCGGTCCGCGAGATGGGCTCCTCCCGGCTGGCCTGA
- a CDS encoding lipid II flippase MurJ, producing the protein MTTAETPTVPATDALPRTGPTSSQAPKPAPAPQLPPNNRYLAKAALLTAALSAAGALLGLVRDQTLARLFGAGRGTDAFLVAWTVPELASTLLIEEGLAFALVPAFSVALARRARGDGTVNGIAATASSAQGEVSRGKGASVDPVRALVASSLPRLALWLSVAAGLTVLGAPLLVEVLAPGLDDPQLAVNCTRLTATSVLTFGLAGYCSAALRAHRSFLAPATIYVAYNIGIIGALFLLGGVLDVQAAAVGVAVGGLLMVLAQVPSLWRELRGGPGRRKPAVVPVEVLPPKRPAPVAVLEGEPESVRTGEPESVRGAGPEAPPQALTQARPVALSEAEAPPEVEPEPGRAAEPTPAPTAAPAPPAPPLVDPALIVTVLLFALTRQSQVFIERFWASGLSAGAISHLNYAQKICQLPMVLSLMLCTVTFPVVARAVADGDTEAARHRIERDLLLAASVVLLGAAAVLATAPQLVQLLFQRGAFTSADTAATAGVMRVYAAGLLGHTMVGALVRAYFSGGRRAWYPLVAMGAGALVTAVLGAFAVGPWGVRGIAAANAVGITLSAVLLLYGARRAVALRLGAVSATLLGPLLGAAVAAVAGLACARLVGPASPLLTLGLCLPLVTGVFLLVTGSFLGSSGATELRLPRLSQILPLHQLTSLGGLFGREKRRSALPAGARPRPSRPCRLRRRLRRLRPSRPSQRKDTHVR; encoded by the coding sequence ATGACCACCGCCGAGACCCCGACCGTGCCCGCCACCGACGCCCTTCCCCGCACCGGACCGACGTCCTCCCAGGCCCCGAAACCGGCACCCGCACCCCAACTCCCGCCCAATAACAGGTACTTGGCGAAGGCGGCGCTGCTCACGGCGGCGCTGTCGGCCGCCGGTGCGCTGCTCGGTCTGGTGCGGGACCAGACGCTTGCGCGGCTGTTCGGGGCGGGGCGCGGAACGGACGCGTTCCTGGTGGCGTGGACGGTGCCGGAGCTGGCCTCCACCTTGCTGATCGAGGAGGGGCTGGCCTTCGCGCTGGTGCCCGCGTTCAGCGTGGCGCTGGCACGCCGGGCCCGGGGCGACGGGACGGTCAACGGCATTGCTGCTACGGCGAGTTCGGCGCAAGGGGAGGTCAGTCGCGGCAAGGGGGCGAGCGTCGATCCCGTGCGCGCGCTCGTCGCCTCGTCGCTGCCGCGCCTCGCGCTGTGGCTGTCGGTCGCCGCGGGTCTGACGGTGCTCGGCGCGCCGCTGCTCGTCGAGGTACTGGCACCGGGGCTCGACGATCCGCAACTCGCGGTCAACTGCACCCGCCTGACGGCGACTTCGGTACTGACCTTCGGCCTCGCGGGCTACTGCAGCGCGGCCCTGCGCGCCCATCGCAGCTTCCTCGCGCCCGCCACCATCTACGTCGCGTACAACATCGGCATCATCGGCGCGCTGTTCCTGCTCGGCGGGGTACTCGACGTACAGGCGGCGGCGGTGGGCGTGGCCGTCGGCGGGTTGTTGATGGTGCTGGCTCAAGTGCCGTCGCTGTGGCGGGAGTTGCGGGGAGGGCCCGGGCGCCGCAAGCCGGCTGTCGTACCGGTAGAGGTGTTGCCGCCGAAGCGGCCCGCGCCGGTGGCCGTCCTCGAAGGCGAACCCGAATCCGTACGTACAGGCGAGCCCGAATCCGTACGTGGAGCCGGGCCGGAGGCTCCGCCGCAAGCTCTGACGCAGGCCCGACCAGTGGCCCTGTCGGAAGCCGAAGCCCCGCCCGAAGTCGAACCCGAGCCCGGCCGGGCCGCCGAGCCCACCCCCGCGCCGACCGCCGCCCCCGCTCCCCCCGCTCCCCCGCTGGTCGACCCTGCCCTGATCGTCACCGTGCTGCTGTTCGCGCTCACCCGGCAGTCGCAGGTGTTCATCGAGCGCTTCTGGGCTTCGGGACTTTCCGCGGGAGCCATTTCGCATCTCAACTACGCCCAGAAGATCTGCCAGTTGCCGATGGTGCTGTCGCTGATGCTGTGCACGGTGACCTTCCCGGTGGTGGCGCGGGCGGTGGCCGACGGTGACACCGAGGCGGCCCGGCACCGGATCGAGCGCGATCTGCTGCTCGCCGCCTCGGTGGTCCTGCTCGGCGCGGCGGCGGTGCTCGCGACCGCCCCGCAGTTGGTCCAACTCCTCTTCCAGCGCGGTGCGTTCACCTCCGCCGACACGGCGGCGACGGCCGGGGTGATGCGGGTGTACGCGGCCGGTCTGCTCGGCCACACCATGGTCGGCGCCCTGGTGCGCGCGTACTTCTCGGGCGGGCGGCGCGCCTGGTACCCGCTGGTGGCGATGGGCGCGGGGGCGCTTGTGACGGCGGTGCTCGGCGCGTTCGCGGTCGGCCCGTGGGGCGTACGGGGCATCGCCGCGGCGAACGCCGTCGGGATCACGCTCAGCGCGGTACTGCTGCTGTACGGGGCGCGGCGCGCGGTCGCGTTGCGCCTCGGCGCGGTGTCCGCGACGCTGCTCGGCCCGCTCCTCGGTGCGGCGGTGGCGGCGGTGGCGGGACTGGCCTGCGCCCGGCTGGTGGGCCCGGCCTCCCCGCTGCTGACGCTCGGCCTCTGCCTGCCCCTTGTGACGGGGGTGTTCCTCCTGGTCACCGGGTCGTTTCTGGGCTCGTCGGGAGCCACCGAGCTCCGGCTCCCGCGCTTGTCGCAGATCCTGCCGCTGCACCAACTCACGTCGCTGGGCGGGCTGTTCGGGCGCGAGAAGCGCCGGAGCGCGCTGCCCGCAGGGGCCCGTCCCCGCCCGAGTCGCCCCTGCCGCCTCCGACGGCGGCTGCGCAGGCTCCGCCCCTCCCGCCCGTCCCAGAGGAAGGACACCCATGTCCGTTGA